aaacaataaattattcgAAATTCCTATTTTGAAGATGCAAAAGAAACGCGATTTTAATAATTACTTCACGACTATCAGGAAGCTGTGTCTGAACTGCGGCGTACCAGGGCTGGGTACAGCTATGCACATGGAGCTTCCAGGGGGTGAAGCCTCCATGCATCTTTCCGTCATACCTCCAGACTATCTGGTTACAAGATGTAAGTCAAGCACAAGATATTAAATGAATGCGATTTTTTTGTTACCCTTtaaggcgagcatacggcccacctgatggtgagtggttatggTCGTTGAtgaatttcagcaatgccatggacAGAGCCAATCAGCTGCCTACCAAAAAGTAAGCGTCCATGCAAGTAGAATTGGCTACCGACTTCAAAGGAATAttcatggttcctaaggaacgtggatctccatgatgacctggaacttgatcagtcagtaagtatctacaggctgcatcattgcgccactttgagaaggcggcacgacatgagaaacctattgtcgtggccgctgggaattacgtacccgatcctgtagactgagtggtaaatagtcgacgtcgcccaaaacacgtcattacggatcctcacgatcaattaacggtgcttttaggtaccccaagcaccggtcaccatcctcgtcgaacccgtcgtttgtgacgaagagctcgacgagcgaattaaccaatagacacagtccactgagtttctcaccggatcttctcagtgggtcgcgttttctatacggtggtagattctgcgaagcactgctcttgctagggccagtgttagcaatactccggtttgagccccgtgagctcacgtacttgTTAGGGTAGGTagtacgtaggaaaaaaaaactaccataaGGTATTTGCATATAAAAGGTTTTAGCTTTTTAAGCAACATATTTCTTACTTTGGATTGAAATAGATCGCTGGAAGAGCTTTCAGATCATCTACCCATTTGAAGACAGTTTGAAACGTGCCATCAAAGGTTAACCGGTATCGTATAACAGTTGTCCCACCGTTTAAACCACCTACTGATTGTGGTGGCAGGATGGTAGTAATTAATATTAGTGCCCTAAACTGGTACCTGAGTGGGATCTTAGAATTCAGCTATGGTCTGTTCGATACATTTGCACCGGAAGCTTCAGACTTTAGACTACAACGACGACTTATTTTGTCATTTCAAATATTGGGACTTCGACAGGCTATCCGAATATGGACTCCGACGCGGTTTCTATGATAATCGAACAACTAATGTTATTCTTTATTTTCAGTATCTATAATCGACGTTACTGGCCTAAGCAATACAAATCCACCTTTAGTGCTGACTTTAGATGTTGCTCAGCAATGGATCTCAATGAAGCATGACCCTCGAGAGCCGACGTTACTACTCTTCAAGTTCGGCTGGAGCGAAGAGGACACGCACAAGAAAGTCAGAAGCTGTATTTGTGAAATACCAGGTTTGTCACAACTGGTAGTAGGGCCTCTTGAGaacccgcacgagtaggtaccatcaccctgcctatttctgccgtgaagcagtaatgcgttccgttttggggggtggggcagccgttgtagctatacacagaccttaggacttatatctgaagctgggtggcggcatttacgttgtagatgtctatgggctccggtaaccatttaacaccaggcgggctgtcagttcgtccactcatctaagcaaaaaaaaataataaaaaaattacgagaCCACAAATAGGGAACTGATTTTTTGTCTTCAATAGCGTTAGAATGCGTCAACACATTGTTGTAGTATTCAGAGCGTTGGCCATTTACCTATTGCGTATCAATAAATGTGCCCCTTCATCTTCTTGTTCAACTAGGTCAATAAGGTTGCGATTTTCAAATGATCGAATGAGGATTTCCACGAGGACTTTACATGATTTTTCTGTGCTGCTATTAATTGAAAGACAATCTAATCTAGATTAATCTACTTCCATTACGTTCGttcgcaaaaaaatttaatttgcaatTAAACTACCATTTCCTGAATTTACCAAAATTTAGGAGGGTTATAGTCTTGCAGAAGCGTACCTATAAAACTAGACTATTTAGACTAATATGACGTGGAAAGACGTGGAAATGTTATGCTAGTACTGGCTTTAGGGGCAAGAAGAAAACCATATTGAGGGgtaaaagactatttggtttaacaGACAtgtttgcaactttacagcaaagccatttaaagtttaaaatttaaaaaaaatatattataacaaaaaacttcttcagctatttgaatataGAGtaaaccttcttttttttattgcttagatgggtgcacgagctcacagcacacctggtgttaagtggttactggagcccatagacatctacaacgtaaatgcgccacccaccttgagatataagttctaaggtctcaagtatagttataacggctgccccacccttcaaaccgaaacgcattactgcttcacggcagaaataggcagggtggtggtacctatccgcgcggactcacaagacgtcctaccaccagtaagaagttatttgaatttcaattaagaacatggaactgttgatgctaacaTTAACCACAACGGACCTTTAATATTATTCACTAAGTTAAATATCGCGTATTTagcgaaatatcgcttaaaccaaaagcTTTCCAACTCAcgacataattaaattattgtcaCTCCTCGAACTCTAGGGCTAAGCTACGAGCTAGCAGAATGGATAGCTACAAATATGAGTCATGTGGTGGGAGTAGGAACCGATGCTCCGACACTTGAGTCAGAACAGACCAGGGAATTCTCCAGCCGAACTGTCGCGAACTTGTTGGGACGCAGCGGTGTTTACATTGTCGAAAACGTTAACTTGAAGACCAAATTGCCaggtatttttaatacgcttttaacttcatacgtatgttagtatgtgtgtatgtaacggaatctttcaccctgatttttacacgctttatattagcttcacttgtatctatttttgtatgtttgtaacataCTCCTTTAAACGCGATTTCGACCCACTTTAAACCGCcacatttcattcaaactttgtagatttctcgaggaccgatgacaatacactaatttgataagattattccattatttcatttgcaaagaaaaaataactaaaaaatgaaaaataaataatagttaaaaaaaactaaaaaacacgctttatataaaattcaactaaaaaatagaaaatatattttaataaatttaaattgaaaatagtgtgaaaaaatatatttcattgtagaaaaagcgtggggtgctttttaagatatgtCAAAAtggtaatctatctatctactcatatctgtcaataaaatatttataaatattgacaccatgtaccccacgctttttttacaataaacattttctatttttttaattggattctCTATTAAACCgtgttttttagattttttttaaactattatttattagcaATTATTTTTACAGAGACAACGAAAGTATATACATGGGTTTACTTGTGCAAGTACCTATTGATTCTTTTACCAAATTATAAAATAGAGCAAGTCGCATTACAGTAGAGTAACAACGAAACTAACTTTTGAATTTGTAAAGGCTTCGCTGCAAACATACGCAGAACTTTTGACTAACGTAGGACAACAGGTCACAAAaagacttaattaaaaaatcggCTGTccgtaaagtcggtttactgacgatagttgaatgtgacaacgtcataagaaaatacggatggaatggtttcatttttcaaaagaaaatttattttatttgtttgatagatattttgtatggacaattgacaacacattcacttttcattgaacttcatacttgacgaaaacatgtaaatgtattattgtatagcagctgtccacgcggatgcatcgctcactcaagtaggagagagacagatgtcgaacgctgccgaacgcggaggccgattgtggcTCTTTGTTGCTCGTTGCGGGCTCTCGCTTGctcttcaagccttaaatggaacgcctcaatgagtcatgtttttcgcGCGTggagccggctccatcgaattataagacgttgtcacgtcaaaaaatttTTCGacagtaaattaaatttgtaaattgtaCCCTTTGTCCCAACAGTTTAACTCTAGTTTCGCTTAAGCTTTTCACCGATCTTTCAGAACAAAGTTGCATGGTCACTACAATGCCGTTGAAGCTGCTGAACGCTAACTACGTGCCGGCGAGGGTGACGGCATTTTGTCCAACAACACACGTCGGGAAGCACGTCGCCTTGACTTTAAGGGGTGACGTCACACACCAGACCGCCCCCAATCGGTTATTCGACGTGGATTTAgacgaaatattaaataattaatttttttaccttGAATCTGTTACCAGAATGGcgttttaaaaatgttatattattttgttcgaaagagtttttaatttctttcttttttttattgcttagatgagtggacgagctcacacctcacctggtgataagtggttactggagcccatagactcccgtctacaacgtaaatgcgccacccactttgagatataagttctaaggtctcaaataaagttacaacggctgccccacccttcaaaccgaaacgcattactgcttcacggcagaaataggcagggtggcggtataATCGTTACGCTCTCGATTctgttcaaaatattttttatatccgTTGCTTATAGCGTACACAGTGGGAGTAGTAATAACTGTAGGTTCCCCaaacacacaaaataaaaactccCCCAATACTCGAATAAATAAGCTTTATTTTTGGCCAAACTATTACATTGCATCACAAATATATGATTCAaataataaagaagaaaaaaaggtcATGAAAATACATAGTAAATGAGAATAAAACTAGTGAATCGAGGGTTGCCAGGTAAAAtactaaaatgtaattattgcgTTTCTCTTCATaaaccttaatattaaaaacgtgGAAGATTATTTACggatcatataataatatgtaaatacggCCTCGATCGTAGGAAGAGGCCTAAGAGGAggctttaatattataataatatattaaaaagggAAGCCTAAAATTTACACAGAGCACCAGTGGCAACACACTGAAGCACCTTTTACACCCGCTCAAGCGAAACTAGCCTTTATACGTCTTTCAATAAGTGTACTTATTGCttaattctattttatattttttaatctaaGGCTACACAGCTGTGAATGGGCTCCGTCCTTTAAAACATCGAGgctaaaaatttatatttgacaaaaaaaatacttacaagATAATTTAGTATCAGCTTAAATAGTATTTGTACTGTTAATATATTGTACAAAATTATGTACCAAGGCAGTTTTAATGAGCAGACTTACAGCATATTATTGCAATACCTCGACTAGGGATGAGATTTGTGTCCGATTTTGCAAAATCGATTATTGCCTTCTCCCCCCTCCCCCCCACTGGCCCAAAATCGACTATTGCCTTCTCCCCCTCCCACTGGCCCTGATCATTCGGAAGTAAAAAatgtgaaatattaaaatatattcatttgaTGTTGCACCGTTACCCTCATTGTGTTATCGACTAACTTTTGTGGCTAGTGTGTGACCTAATCGATATATCTATTCCGCTCACTCTCGTGAGCTAGGAAGAAGACAGACGTATTTAAAAACTATTTCGAAGAAGATAGATAGCTTAGTAGAAATTCTAAAGGATTTGGAAGAGGTATAAATGtatcaaaattacaaaattccTTGTCGATGATAGAACTTGTTTCAAAATGCTTCTTGGAATGGCCAATGCCGACGTCTATTGACTCCTTATACCGAGTGACTGGCTCTATTTATTTCGAGTGATAATCTAAGGAGAATGCGGTGATTTATCTTAGAGTAAACAATGACTTATAAAATTTTAGAACTGGCCTTCAGCTCCAAATATCttggttttttattatagtGTAAAGGTTCCCAcgattttttgtttacattcacagCAAAAGGGAATCTCGCTTTGAGATTATTCTcgtcataaaaaacaaaacacgtttaattttttttcactaaTATCTATTTCCCGCATTTGTAGTccctaaagtttttttttttgtgaaaataaaaagcTACTAATAATAATTGCGGACAAAtagaatgcatttttttaagtaaattttcccctttatttttcagattgtaaattttaatactgtCAAAATACTGTCCCCTcgaatattcaatttttttttgagacgatcttaatattattatctttttttttaaatcacaagcCACATAAGGCCGCATGCTATCTGCCCGAACCTTTACGTTTTAATCTCTCaattgtgtatatatatatatatttaaacccaCGCATTTAGCGACTATTAATGAACGCGACCAACTAATCTGGATTGgacaaaacgtttttttttttttttaaagccacCCACACTAATCTGTGCGCTCAAATCTTAGAAACAATGTTTATGTACGTTAAGCTAATCTAGATTTCACTAAATGCAAAATAAACTACtaggtatgtatgtacctacttCGATTGAATGGTGAAACGAATAAAATggaaaagtattttaatttgttttaaacgcGAGCACCGGAATCGCAACCAAACAGCCACGTCCAACCCAGTCGATCTTCGAATGTAAAGCCAAGCTTAGTCTTTCCAGTCCTTCTTGATTTCGAAGCTCCACTCCCACTGGAGGTGAACGTTCTTGTCGTCGTCGGTGAAGAGGCTGTTGACGCTGTACGACCCTCGCGCCATCATCCCGGACGGCGCATCCTCGGGGGGCGTCGTGTAAGACTGAATCTCAGTTTTGGGGGGATAGGAGCCGACCATATGAGTCATCTTGTCAACTGgggaaagaaagaaaaaggttatattttattaaataccttaaaaaattgttgtttttttttacaacgtaAAAATGCATCGTCCGCCACAATATATGACtatcactacataatataaaacaaagaggctttctctgtccctatatccttatgtatgcttaaatctttacccaacggattttgatgcgctttttttaatagatagagtgattgaagaggaaggtttatatgtataataacatccattaaatagtggagaaatcaataataaattacagtttccgaagcgaagcgagggcgggtcgctagtaataatatattatataataatataacaacagCTTGACTTACACACGAGATGAACATATATCATTTCATATGTGTTAGAGTGAAAtacaaaaagttataaaataaatctatctCTAACCTTTAATTTTCTCCTTTAATTTAAAAGGTTTAGTACTCAAGTTAAAAGTTAAGTTTGACATCTATACGAACgaatgtaatggaatctttaaATTATACATACGGTTACCAAACTTATTTAGAGGTGGTAGgatgtattgtgagtccgcgtgggtgggtaccacctccctgcctatttctgccgtgaagcagtaatgcgtttcggtttgaagggcggggcagccgggGAAACTGttaaaccttagaactcatgtctcaaagtcggtggcggcatttacgttgtaattgtctatgggctccgataatacttaacaccagatggaccatGAACTcctccaccgatctaagcaataaaaaaaaacaaaatgtaattttatattaaaacataaagaCGATTCAGATAGAGCTATCTTCGTAAGATAATTTTATGTGAAGATACAAATACACGCATACATTATCTCTTAAACATGTaaagattttgtataaaatcgaCACAtggtttaaaagataaaaattactgTGACCACTGCCACCTACCTGgtactaaaataattatgttcGTCAGAGTgatcatctatctatatatatatatatatatatatatatataaatgaattgctgttcgttagtctcgctaaaactcgagaacggctggaccgatttggctaattttggtctcaaattatttgtggaagtccagagaaggtttaaaaggtaaaaatacTTGGAAttcactaaaaataattttgtttttccattgatgtgtcccccgtcggacggattccttttgtttgttttaagtttattttatacaaaggtttaggttttttatttatcgattgaggcactacgaagtctgccgggtcagctagtagtttaatattaaatggactatggttctcgagttttagttcAACATAAACACACACACGTACATCCATTCtcttttatatatgtacatacatatatacaaatattaaatttgctAATTGTGTATATGTTAACTTTGAGCTAGTATTAAGATGGATCAGAAAGGTTTGAATGGCATAGACCTATGGAATAACTAGTAAGTAACTAAACTGGACTTAGCTAATAAATTTTTcacttttttcatatttcatttcAATGTACAAAATCGATATGAAACGTATTAAGCTTGGAAACGAGTTAAGCTAAGCCTAAGCTCGGATATTTGTACCATTGCAGAGtttcgaattttaaaatgttatagaCGCGAGAACATTGCCAGAATTAAAAATGGAGATCCAAAGAAttagacaaataaaaaattactacgatctacataatttaaataagaaaatacaaTTACATTACAACAGttaagtgctttttttttctattctatttgtCAACcgattatttttaagttattatttaagatattttttaatatatttttatgattagtatttatttattttttgaatattATGGCCTGGTTACTAGACCTTTAAGCCAATTTAGTATCTATCGACGAGTCTTAGTGTAACCAGTACTTTCTTTTTTAGgaatattatatatttcctaagatgacataaaaaaaaaacaaaagagaaatgtaaatttctataaaattaaatggaaaTATTAAGGTTATATTTATAAGATTATTGGGCCAGCATTAGTATACGGAATTACCAATATTTAAACAAGCAATACAAAGTTAAGCATACGGTCAAAAGTATTTAGCAGATATGGTGACAatcataaagttttttttttgtcttattaGATGTTTTAACTGTTGTCATGGTAATTTCTTCCgtttcgcgagtcgtagaaacataattaaaactacattataATATGGAAGACGCGTGCGACATTTATTAGAGTTAATCTTAATGTGCGGAGACATCCATGGGAGCGAAAAAAATTCAACGCAAaacaactttactggtggtaggacctcttgtgaatccgcacgggtagataccgacaccctgcctatttctgccgtgaagcagtaatgtgtttcggtttgaaggctggggcagccgttgtaattatactgagactttagaacttatatctcaaagtaggtggcggcatttatgttgtagatttctatgggctccggtaaccgctcaacaccaggtgggctgtgagctcgtccacccatctaagcaataaaaaaaaagtatgaattAATATTGTGCACGCGATATTGAACTGTATATATATAGTTCTAATTACTATcattttagtattaattttatgtgtgtgtgtgttatattaaataaatattcatcagGTGTATAGCGTGTAGACGTTAACATTGAATACAATACGACAATGAAGTGCGGTGCCACAATCGAGCAACGATCTTTGAATGCAAATCATACTTACCGGGCACTGCGTAGGCGCGCGTGGAAAAAAACACAAACCATACAATTAgattaatttcttattttattaattaacagtttcttccctacctattcgctggtagcctatgacgggtgggtgagctcatgggctcaacctgagagaatttgctaacacaagcccaattttttttttcctacctatgctgatggtctagagagaccatatcagcgtaaccttaactagtaggtgagctcacggggctcaaacatgttgctaacacgaaccctagcaagagccgtgcttcgcagaatctaccgccggatcggaaacgcgacccactgagaaaatccggcgagaaacttagtgggctgtgtctgtaggttcaTTTACTCgcagagcccttcgtcgctagcgacgggttcgacgaggactatGACCGGGctactagctctagcaagagcagtgcttcgcagaaccgaccaccggatcggaaagaagatccggcgagaaactcagtgggctgggtctatggattaatttttGATAAAAGCCCTGGATAAGTGCGGCGATTCCGGGTAGCGAGggtaagataaataaaaagggAAACagtattgtaaaaataatatcacGATGTGGCATTTATGTCATAACATCAACTTATTTCGACTTAATATCTCAAGTGAAGAATTGACTTATTATGGTTCACCTTTTCCCTGACTCTGAGCAGAGGAAAAcctcatattatatttaatataaaaacataaaactcaTTATATATAATTGATTACCATTACTTTAGTatagtataaaaaaagaaaacaatattgtcGAATCTACCCAATATTAACTGTCAATTTCCTAGTttctaaataaagttttatctTAATTAATTACGATTAAGCTTTGTTCCATTAGTCAGAGAATCTTTAAACAGATCCATCGAATAATGCATtttaattacagttttttttcgtCGTATCATTGacattatcattatcataatttataaaacatagttaacttaaaaaaccaaacataaaaaaaaactattaaaaagaaTCACCCTGTATTATatgtcattttaaaaataatacacataCACATCATAAAACTTCTAACGAAGTAACTAATCATTCGATTGACGTAATAATATTCGAACTAGCAATCATTTAACATCTTGATTACCGCGAAAGGATATGTTCTCGGAACATTACCCTTTCGTTATTGAAGCATCGATTAATCAGACTAATTGAAACATGACGGTCGTTTATTTTACAATCAACAAAATATACAGGAAATTTAACCACTGAAACCGTGTTTCAAATAGATTCTACCGCAACCTCGATGACTcgatcatttttattaatagaataacattaattattaatgttatttatcaTTTCGTATGTCAATGGTAGCTttacgaataattattttcattaagtaTAGTTGTGATATTTTATCAGACTTTTCCATAATAGGAGGAGAATAATCTCTCCCAGAAGGATGCCTAAAACCAGGCAAAGTGGACGAGTTTAAGTAGGAGAGCGGACTCTGGCATTAGACCGggaaaacgctaggaagaaaaattagctgtgaaatcttacattcccgatcctgcggatcgaatggtaaacagtcgacgtcgcccaaaacacgtcatctcggatcttcccgatccactgacgttgtttttaggtacctcaaggaGCGGGCAacgttctcgttgaacccgtcacttgcgacgaggggctcggcgagtaaattaacccacagacacagccgactgagtttcttgccggatcttttcagtgggtcgcgtttccgatccggtggtagattctgcgaagcacggctcttgctagggttcgtgttagcaacaacgtcaggtatgagtcccgtaagctcacctactagttcggtgaacctagaataacccctcaaggttactagaataggtaggggaaaaaataatGTGAAATTTTGTTTACCTGGAACGCCCAGTCTGTAGGTCTTCTGCACGTACTTCAGACCGTGCACGATCTCGCGTTGAACGATAAAATCGATCCTTATTCGGTATTGTACACCCTCCTTTATCACGAATACCTGAAAAcgagtaatctatatataaatacgtgaagaaaaaactttgtatccctttttacgaaaattgcacggacggaagagtacgaaatttcccacacttatagagaataataatatagagaaggagtgcagaatgttattataattttattttcattttgcataaaaaatacattcaatcattggaaaaaaaatacattacacacactaccatgtatttgacacaataggtacattatattatattctttgtttattctcaagcttttgttattgtttaaagtccgTGGTCAAATtgtgaatagattaatattagaCAAAGTCTTGGCGAAACCtgtaattatagaaatatattaatggtctttgacaatagaatcttaaATAATCatgtccaaacttataatttcaataaattattgtcAAATTTCCACCACTGGGGAACCACTagtacaaacaaaacaaaaacaacacgtGACGTGTAGTTAGAATTGATGACAGATAGCTGATAACTATCTGTCATCAATTAAGACCAACCATCCATTAAGAGAGATACAAGATACTTCCTATATTCTCTAAAATGATTTCTGTAAGACTTGAAAAGACTTGTAAGACGTGTCCTTAGATTatgattaatctatatattccCGATCGGTCTCTCTTAATGGATGGTCGGCTTAACTGGTATTATGTGGCTACCGAATCTATTGGATGTAAACATAACGACCCTCTTTCGACACCTGCCTGATTTTTAGCTGTaagcagcggcctggctctgcccctggcattgctgaggtcaatgggcgacggtaaccactcaccatcaggtgggccgtatgctcgtctgcctacaagggtaataaaaaaatcccttctttatcgctggtagcctaagagtcTATTCCAGATACGCTCGGACATGTAGGTGAGCCCGCGGTGCTCAAATTGAGAgaaatgctaacactggccctagcaagagcaatgcctcgctgaatctacctcactggaatcgcgacccactgagatccggcgagaaactcagtgggtcacCTCGAGACACTacgtcgaagtctcaattgtattatatgaCAGCTTCAAACGTGAAAATAGACAGTGAGCGCTCACAATCTTCGCCCAGAAGTTACACGATGAATTTATGTGTACTAGTGCTCATCAAGAGACAAGACAAATAGATGgaagaaagatcgtgcgtgcgaaggtgatacagaAGGGTGGTCCCTCGACTCTCGGCAGTGAGGAAAACGACGCAAGGAGAATGAGCTCTTCAAATGCCTGTCGGTTATAATCTCCTCTACACAATTCAGATACCTTTTATGTATTACATGTTCTACTTCGTTATATTAATGtggaggtatacgacaaagggaataTCTTCCACAGAGCGGGTGTAATTGCTCAGTaatgtcttcttctttttctccacctcatcccactaggtggggtcggcacagctaatttttctcttccattctcttctatcagccgtcatcttaacactaactcctttctctctctctcatatcgtcattcacacactccatccatgtattcttcggtcgacctcttccccctctaccttccactaccatttccatacatctcctagtcagatgcatcttctctctacgcatcacatgtctcATTGGTCACTAATGTGATGTAAGTAATTGCGACGGTCCTAATGtaattgttcggaacttgtatata
The Bombyx mori chromosome 17, ASM3026992v2 DNA segment above includes these coding regions:
- the LOC101735820 gene encoding uncharacterized protein LOC101735820, which encodes MRKLNEKIAFFYLVSLNTVFAESKKRYVNVDDAEKIEVIDLTQATTWRDLSEYYEAIEKRWKLCLNCGVPGLGTAMHMELPGGEASMHLSVIPPDYLVTRLSIIDVTGLSNTNPPLVLTLDVAQQWISMKHDPREPTLLLFKFGWSEEDTHKKVRSCICEIPGLSYELAEWIATNMSHVVGVGTDAPTLESEQTREFSSRTVANLLGRSGVYIVENVNLKTKLPEQSCMVTTMPLKLLNANYVPARVTAFCPTTHVGKHVALTLRGDVTHQTAPNRLFDVDLDEILNN
- the LOC101744203 gene encoding rho GDP-dissociation inhibitor 1 produces the protein MSGEPEVAHTPEEDTEEEEIKSSYKPPPEKTIEEILAADQEDESLRKYKEALLGQAQAGAVIVEPDDPRKVIVKKLALCVVGRDDVELDLTGDLTDLKKQVFVIKEGVQYRIRIDFIVQREIVHGLKYVQKTYRLGVPVDKMTHMVGSYPPKTEIQSYTTPPEDAPSGMMARGSYSVNSLFTDDDKNVHLQWEWSFEIKKDWKD